In Hahella sp. HNIBRBA332, the genomic window GAGTTCCCAATGCAGATAAAGCAATATTCTCCGTACACTGTCACAATGATTTGGGGCTAGCCGTGGCGAACTCCCTCGCGGCGGTGATGAGCGGCGCTCGTCAGGTGGAATGCACTATTAACGGGCTGGGTGAGAGGGCGGGAAATGCGGCGTTAGAAGAGATCGTTATGGCGGTGAGAACCCGGAAAGATCTATTTGCCGTTGAAACTCGCTTGGATACGCAGTTCATAGTGCCAACTTCCCGTCTGGTCTCGACAATTACAGGGTTCCCTGTGCAGCCAAATAAGGCGATAGTCGGCGCTAATGCGTTCGCGCATGAGTCTGGCATCCATCAGGATGGCGTGCTTAAGCATAGGGAAACATATGAAATCATGCAGGCGCAGGACGTAGGTTGGCGCACCAACAGTCTGGTGTTGGGCAAGCACTCTGGTCGTAATGCTTTTCGCACCAGGCTGCATGAACTTGGCTATGAATTTGATTCAGAAACTGCGCTTAACGAAGCCTTTGCTCGCTTCAAAGACTTGGCTGATAAGAAGCATGAAATTTTCGATGAAGACTTGCAGGCTTTGGTTAGTGCTGTAGAGCTATCAGAAGATGATGAAATTTATAAATTGGTCTGTATGTCTGTTCGCAGTGAAACCGGCGTTACGCCTATTTCGAAAGTCACCTTGATAATAAACGGAGATGAACGAACAGCTTCTGCGGAAGGGGGCGGGCCTGTTGATGCGACTTATCGGGCGATAGAGGAAATAGCCTCTTCTGGCGCGAGCTTGCAGCTATATTCGGTTAACAAC contains:
- a CDS encoding 2-isopropylmalate synthase: MSSGHLVIFDTTLRDGEQSPGASMTKNEKLRIAKALEKMKVDVIEAGFAIASPGDFEAVKAIAESVSESTVCSLARALDKDIDRAAEALKPAKLARIHTFIATSPIHMKYKLQMQPDQVVEQAIRAVERARMYTDDVEFSCEDAGRSEIDFLCRIIEAAIAAGARTINIPDTVGYAIPQQFGETIQTLLERVPNADKAIFSVHCHNDLGLAVANSLAAVMSGARQVECTINGLGERAGNAALEEIVMAVRTRKDLFAVETRLDTQFIVPTSRLVSTITGFPVQPNKAIVGANAFAHESGIHQDGVLKHRETYEIMQAQDVGWRTNSLVLGKHSGRNAFRTRLHELGYEFDSETALNEAFARFKDLADKKHEIFDEDLQALVSAVELSEDDEIYKLVCMSVRSETGVTPISKVTLIINGDERTASAEGGGPVDATYRAIEEIASSGASLQLYSVNNITSGTDSQGEVTVRLERGGRIVNGVGADTDIVIASAKAYINALNLISSDKRKQHPQSEV